The following are encoded together in the Fusarium keratoplasticum isolate Fu6.1 chromosome 1, whole genome shotgun sequence genome:
- a CDS encoding GH43-C2 domain-containing protein — protein MKLVEYRNPIVPGFSPDPSVVFVDGVFYLANSSFHVFPGIPIYASRDLKTWTHIGNAINRPEQLSLDGASTAKMPLDTGYFMYASGGLFAPTIRYHQGKFYVICTNFPAFGTSPKAQNFIISCTDIWAGNWSDPVYIPFYGIDPSLFFEDDGCVYFQGCYSIGNRMKQPTCTIKQFEIDVETGKQLSEEREIWGGHAKYDTEGPHIYKIGKWYYLLVAEGGTFEHHMLSIGRSESIWGPYEDYAHNPIMTADGKDEYIQNLGHGELFQDGESRWWVSGLGVRNENEGEPLGKDNFVAPLGRESFLAPVEWPEGGWPKITQPTMKFLAKPVKVPEGLPEIVAPRNVSNLYIRTPDFSKYRIPGDDASPWILYPSRANLSTPSGTSTFVGRRQMSLNSVSTATLDVSKLEKGVEAGLAVYKDHPRHVSIIYNSNSRKISCRAVSMDIDNVLLGETSVNAEVSQVQFRIVADPKKWTFFARGGVKEWTLVGTLEAWKFVAREMTGPIFGIFAHALSEQGESVAVSFKEFTVDDKRD, from the exons ATGAAGCTAGTCGAGTATCGCAACCCTATTGTGCCAGGGTTCTCACCAGACCCGTctgttgtctttgttgacGGCGTCTTTTATCTTGCCAACTCATCCTTCCACGTCTTCCCGGGCATTCCTATCTACGCATCGCGAGACCTGAAGACATGGACACATATTG GCAATGCTATCAATCGGCCGGAACAGCTAAGTCTTGATGGAGCTAGCACGGCCAAGATGCCCCTTGACACAGGATATTTCATGTATGCGTCAGGGGGCCTCTTTGCCCCAACAATTCGCTATCATCAAGGAAAATTCTACGTCATCTGCACCAACTTCCCGGCGTTTGGAACGTCTCCAAAAGCACAGAACTTCATAATTTCTTGCACAGATATCTGGGCTGGTAACTGGAGCGACCCAGTCTATATCCCTTTCTATGGCATCGACCCAAGTCTTTTCTtcgaggatgatggctgTGTTTACTTCCAAGGATGTTATTCCATTGGCAACCGAATGAAGCAGCCGACCTGCACTATCAAACAGTTCGAGATTGACGTCGAAACTGGAAAGCAACTCTCAGAAGAGCGGGAGATTTGGGGAGGCCATGCGAAATACGACACCGAAGGACCTCATATCTACAAGATTGGCAAGTGGTACTACTTGCTGGTAGCAGAGGGCGGAACCTTTGAACATCACATGCTTTCCATTGGCAGGTCAGAAAGCATCTGGGGGCCGTATGAGGATTACGCACACAACCCTATCATGACCgcagatggcaaagatgagtACATTCAaaatcttggccatggcgaaCTATTCCAGGACGGCGAGAGCCGGTGGTGGGTGAGCGGACTGGGCGTTCGGAACGAGAACGAAGGCGAACCTCTTGGGAAGGACAACTTCGTGGCTCCTCTTGGAAGAGAGAGCTTCTTGGCTCCTGTCGAATGGCCTGAAGGCGGCTGGCCAAAGATCACCCAGCCCACCATGAAGTTCCTGGCGAAACCTGTCAAGGTTCCGGAGGGACTTCCAGAAATTGTTGCTCCTCGCAACGTGAGCAACCTTTATATCCGGACGCCCGACTTCTCCAAGTATCGAATTCCCGGGGATGATGCCAGCCCCTGGATTCTATACCCCAGCCGCGCCAATCTCTCGACTCCATCGGGCACCTCGACGTTTGTTGGTCGAAGACAGATGTCTTTGAACTCTGTTTCAACTGCAACTCTTGATGTTTCGAAACTGGAAAAGGGGGTTGAAGCAGGACTGGCTGTGTACAAGGACCACCCTCGACACGTCTCTATCATTTACAACTCGAATTCTCGAAAGATCAGTTGTCGGGCTGTCAGCATGGATATCGATAACGTGTTGCTTGGCGAGACCTCTGTCAACGCCGAGGTTTCCCAGGTACAATTTCGGATCGTTGCAGACCCCAAGAAGTGGACTTTCTTTGCTCGTGGTGGTGTGAAAGAGTGGACTCTGGTTGGAACTTTGGAGGCTTGGAAGTTTGTTGCTCGGGAGATGACTGGTCCCATCTTTGGTATCTTTGCTCATGCCTTGAGTGAGCAGGGTGAATCTGTGGCTGTTTCTTTTAAGGAGTTTACTGTGGATGATAAACGAGACTGA
- a CDS encoding Zn(2)-C6 fungal-type domain-containing protein codes for MQSVFVALFAIAGLASAGPAVEKRAECPGTGAYYVCGNNNFRGYCSVDPCAIPWCPDFKLKTCEPATAEKPAGESPTTTVIAEVPAPTATVKNPGAFPPGDVCPPGLGRLQVCANNGFRGCCKAEACGVAWCPDYKPGTYEPVKTMKVKVRQSDPTVCAPGTGFFQSCSNGFRGCCKSDACAGKTPVCPSAHVKARQADPTVCAPGTGFFQSCSNGFRGCCKQDACAGKAPVCPQPKIKARQSDPTVCAPGTGFFQSCSNGFRGCCKTDACAGKTPVCPSAHVKARQADPTVCAPGTGFFQSCSNGFRGCCKKDACAGKAPICPQ; via the coding sequence ATGCAGTCCGTCTTCGTCGCCCTTTTTGCCATTGCCGGCCTTGCCAGCGCTGGACCAGCCGTTGAGAAGCGAGCTGAGTGTCCTGGCACCGGAGCCTACTACGTCTGCGGCAACAACAACTTCCGCGGGTACTGCAGTGTCGACCCCTGCGCTATTCCCTGGTGTCCCgacttcaagctcaagacctGCGAGCCTGCCACCGCCGAGAAGCCGGCCGGTGAGAgccccaccaccaccgtcatcgccgaggtCCCGGCCCCCACCGCCACAGTCAAGAACCCCGGCGCTTTCCCTCCCGGTGACGTCTGCCCCCCCGGCCTGGGCCGACTCCAGGTCTGCGCCAACAACGGTTTCCGCGGCTGCTGCAAGGCCGAGGCGTGCGGCGTCGCATGGTGCCCCGACTACAAGCCTGGCACCTACGAGCCCGTCAAGACCATGAAGGTCAAGGTCCGACAGTCTGATCCCACCGTCTGCGCTCCGGGCACTGGCTTCTTCCAATCGTGCTCCAACGGCTTCCGGGGTTGCTGCAAGTCTGATGCCTGCGCCGGCAAGACTCCTGTCTGTCCTTCCGCGCATGTCAAGGCCCGTCAGGCCGACCCTACCGTTTGCGCTCCTGGTACCGGTTTCTTCCAGTCTTGCTCCAACGGTTTCCGTGGCTGCTGCAAGCAGGACGCCTGTGCTGGAAAGGCTCCCGTGTGCCCCCAGCCCAAGATTAAGGCCCGCCAGTCCGACCCTACTGTGTGCGCCCCTGGTACCGGCTTCTTCCAGTCGTGCTCTAACGGCTTCCGGGGTTGCTGCAAGACTGATGCCTGTGCCGGCAAGACTCCTGTCTGTCCTTCCGCGCATGTCAAGGCCCGTCAGGCCGATCCCACCGTCTGCGCTCCCGGCACCGGATTCTTCCAGTCTTGCTCCAACGGCTTCCGGGGCTGCTGCAAGAAGGACGCTTGCGCCGGAAAGGCCCCCATCTGCCCCCAGTAA
- a CDS encoding Zn(2)-C6 fungal-type domain-containing protein, producing the protein MRVQRPEEEARAKAKGFIDYREQRRWRAGTTFNNYLISIYAAGYGARHWLLTTIVGTARKESTAGKVHRTLASTLEALAQSPESIIEECIEMSMPLRFPPVPVIQQETLEQRSHLLLPASRNLFEAIPDTNKISSSQGGLMRDFSLLAITFAGVCCRMPHNWSPTLREALITAFLEAARGMMACYEDWDVGHANSTSLVILTFQSSVLHHLGKTRASWLVMGQAIRLAIDMRVYDEASYQNLDPLESKLRRNIYGLLYVSDMSASILNNKPLSFHEICLDETYTPVELYSDFNLFPAGNSLFEPLYEQQLHQGFYLCHGLWKSATNILLDMKLLSQTLNTSGFQLCSQDPSQQRIMQAYMSFCGILDSLPAWLRDPGTHLVADEAATAFQQRTFWYQRADIVVTFHCLRLVLLQRAAQKGLCALLGLTDDLDMLALRKIEIASDLASATTGIPFEALQANGEPLVEKLRQVGVSLLEIAHQNENTAISGRAQSLLSTIIDIIARLDSRVSDELSAYPGLA; encoded by the exons ATGCGAGTACAGCGcccagaggaagaagcgagGGCCAAAGCCAAGGGCTTTATCGACTATCGAGAACAGAGGCGATGGCGAGCAGGCACAACCTTCAACAATTATCTTATCTCCATCTATGCCGCAGGCTACGGTGCCCGTCATTGGCTCCTCACCACTATCGTCGGCA CAGCTCGAAAAGAGAGCACGGCTGGAAAAGTTCATCGGACACTTGCAAGTACTCTGGAAGCTCTGGCACAATCTCCAGAGAGCATCATCGAGGAGTGCATCGAGATGAGCATGCCGTTGCGTTTCCCTCCCGTTCCCGTCATTCAACAGGAGACACTCGAACAGAGAAGTCACCTGTTGCTCCCGGCTTCACGAAACCTTTTCGAAGCTATCCCTGACACCAACAAGATCTCCTCGTCGCAGGGCGGTCTCATGCGAGACTTCTCCCTCTTGGCAATAACCTTTGCTGGCGTCTGTTGCCGGATGCCTCACAACTGGAGCCCAACTCTTCGGGAAGCCTTGATTACCGCATTTCTGGAAGCAGCCCGTGGAATGATGGCCTGCTATGAGGACTGGGATGTTGGCCATGCCAATTCGACGTCCCTTGTGATTCTCACCTTCCAGTCATCGGTACTACATCACCTGGGCAAGACACGCGCATCATGGCTCGTCATGGGCCAAGCTATTCGCTTGGCTATAGACATGCGTGTATATGACGAAGCATCATACCAAAACCTCGATCCTCTGGAGTCCAAGTTGCGGCGGAATATCTATGGACTACTCTACGTTAGTGACATGTCGGCTTCGATTTTGAACAACAAACCCCTGTCATTTCACGAGATATGTTTGGATGAGACCTACACACCAGTTGAGCTCTACAGCGATTTCAACCTATTTCCTGCAGGAAACAGTCTTTTTGAACCCCTGTATgagcagcagcttcatcaaggCTTTTACCTTTGCCACGGGCTCTGGAAGTCAGCAACAAACATTCTCCTTGACATGAAACTTCTCTCCCAAACACTCAATACTTCCGGTTTTCAGCTTTGCTCCCAGGACCCTAGTCAGCAGCGGATCATGCAGGCATACATGTCCTTCTGTGGCATTCTCGATTCGCTTCCGGCTTGGCTCCGCGACCCTGGGACGCATCTTGTCGCAGACGAAGCAGCAACGGCTTTCCAACAACGGACCTTTTGGTACCAGAGGGCAGACATTGTAGTGACTTTCCATTGCCTTCGGCTTGTTCTTTTACAACGGGCCGCCCAGAAAGGCTTATGCGCACTGCTTGGACTGACCGATGATCTGGACATGCTTGCTCTTCGCAAGATCGAAATTGCCAGTGACCTCGCTTCAGCTACTACAGGTATTCCATTCGAGGCGCTACAGGCTAATGGAGAGCCACTG GTTGAGAAACTCCGTCAAGTCGGCGTGAGCCTGTTGGAAATCGCACACCAGAACGAGAATACAGCTATTTCTGGCCGGGCCCAGTCGCTTTTGTCAACAATAATCGATATAATTGCACGGCTGGACTCTCGAGTATCCGATGAGCTGAGTGCGTACCCAGGCTTGGCATAA
- a CDS encoding NADH-cytochrome b5 reductase — MSFPVALRSARPAPVIATLAAGGIGAGILAKLLLGNASAESDAPTKVFKGGPAFVSLPLESAELVNHNTKRLRFKLPREDAVSGLPLTSALLTLSWPKGQWVPVPRPYTPVSASDEPGYLELLVKKYPNGRASSHLHSLNPGDKLLFAAALKGYNWKPNSYSHITLIAGGAGITPIYQLAQGILKNPNDKTSMTLVFGVNSDEDVLLKQEFEKFSKEYPDRFKAIYTVSHPKDGSLFRKGYVTKELLKEVVPSPSQQETKVFVCGPPAMEDSLVGKWNSPGILSQLGFRKDQIHKF, encoded by the exons ATGTCTTTTCCTGTTGCTCTACGATCTGCCCGTCCTGCGCCCGTCATAGCCACCCTGGCCGCGGGTGGCATTGGAGCTGGAATCCTTGCCAAACTCTTGCTTGGGAACGCTTCTGCAGAATCTGATGCTCCAACCAAGGTTTTCAAGGGCGGTCCTGCTTTTGTTTCTTTGCCGCTTGAGAGTGCAGAGCTGGTCAACCACAACACGAAGCGATTGCGCTTCAAGCTTCCCCGGGAGGACGCTGTTAGCGGACTTCCTCTAACAT CTGCCTTGTTGACGCTATCCTGGCCCAAGGGACAATGGGTGCCCGTCCCACGACCGTACACTCCGGTCTCTGCCTCAG ATGAGCCTGGATACCTAGAACTTCTTGTAAAGAAGTACCCCAATGGCAGGGCTAGCAGCCATCTTCACTCCCTCAACCCAGGAGACAAGCTACTCTTTGCCGCTGCCCTCAAGGGTTACAACTGGAAGCCCAACAGCTACTCCCACATCACTCTCATCGCAGGCGGTGCTGGAATCACACCGATCTACCAACTCGCGCAAGGAATCCTGAAGAACCCCAACGACAAAACTTCGATGACGCTGGTCTTTGGTGTCAACAGTGACGAGGACGTACTACTCAAGCAAGAGTTTGAGAAGTTCTCGAAGGAATACCCTGATCGGTTCAAGGCTATCTACACCGTTAGCCACCCCAAGGACGGATCGCTATTCCGAAAAGGCTATGTCACCAAAGAGCTTCTCAAGGAGGTTGTACCTTCGCCCTCACAACAGGAGACCAAGGTCTTTGTTTGTGGTCCCCCAGCCATGGAGGATTCTCTCGTCGGAAAGTGGAATTCGCCTGGAATCTTGAGCCAACTGGGTTTCAGAAAAGACCAAATTCACAAGTTTTAG